A part of Saliniradius amylolyticus genomic DNA contains:
- a CDS encoding bifunctional 4-hydroxy-2-oxoglutarate aldolase/2-dehydro-3-deoxy-phosphogluconate aldolase, whose protein sequence is MTKDWIISSEEVINAGPVVPVLVIKDVAHAVPLAKALLAGGIKVLEVTLRTDAALEAIRAIADNVPEAIVGAGTVTNTEQLEQVAAAGAQFAISPGLTSELLDAGNRSNIALIPGISSISELMKGRDLGYTQFKFFPAEASGGIKALKSIGGPFPDVKFCPTGGISPNNYLDYLALPNVSCVGGSWLAPDEALEAGDWDKITDIARQAVAGANSLDKA, encoded by the coding sequence ATGACAAAAGATTGGATCATTTCATCAGAAGAAGTAATCAACGCCGGCCCTGTGGTGCCCGTGTTGGTGATCAAGGACGTGGCCCACGCTGTGCCATTAGCCAAAGCGCTGCTGGCTGGGGGCATCAAGGTGCTGGAAGTGACACTGCGCACTGACGCGGCGCTGGAAGCCATTCGAGCCATCGCCGACAACGTGCCCGAAGCCATCGTTGGCGCCGGTACGGTGACCAACACCGAACAGCTGGAGCAAGTGGCGGCCGCCGGAGCTCAGTTTGCCATCAGCCCCGGGCTGACCAGCGAATTACTGGATGCCGGTAACCGCTCCAATATCGCCCTGATCCCGGGGATTTCCTCGATTTCAGAGCTGATGAAAGGCCGCGATCTGGGTTATACCCAGTTTAAATTCTTCCCGGCTGAGGCCTCGGGGGGCATCAAGGCGCTGAAATCCATCGGCGGTCCTTTCCCGGATGTGAAATTTTGCCCCACCGGCGGCATCTCGCCCAATAACTACCTGGATTATCTGGCGTTACCTAATGTCAGCTGTGTGGGTGGTTCCTGGCTGGCTCCTGATGAGGCGCTGGAAGCGGGGGACTGGGACAAGATCACCGACATCGCCCGTCAGGCAGTTGCCGGTGCGAACAGTCTGGACAAAGCCTAG
- the fur gene encoding ferric iron uptake transcriptional regulator gives MEQNQELKKAGLKVTLPRIKILEILQDPQNQHISAEDVYKILLEQGEEIGLATVYRVLNQFDDAGLLDRHHFEGGKSVFEIGHKEHHDHLVCLKCGKVIEFEDDIIEQRQEEVAKSNNMKLTHHSLYLYGYCQPSCEENDAE, from the coding sequence ATGGAACAGAATCAGGAACTCAAAAAAGCCGGACTCAAAGTGACTCTGCCGCGCATCAAGATTCTGGAGATCCTGCAGGATCCCCAGAACCAGCATATCAGCGCCGAGGATGTCTACAAGATTCTGCTCGAACAGGGTGAGGAAATCGGTCTGGCCACCGTTTACCGGGTATTAAACCAGTTCGACGATGCCGGCCTGTTGGATCGCCATCACTTTGAAGGCGGTAAGTCGGTGTTTGAAATCGGTCATAAAGAACACCACGACCACCTGGTCTGCCTGAAATGCGGCAAGGTCATCGAGTTTGAGGACGACATCATCGAACAGCGCCAGGAAGAAGTGGCCAAGTCCAACAATATGAAACTGACCCACCACAGCCTGTACTTGTACGGCTACTGCCAGCCCAGCTGTGAGGAGAACGACGCCGAATAG
- a CDS encoding methyl-accepting chemotaxis protein — protein MQLTVVQKMIAGFVLFGVLLLITNVLSYLGLSQIRASAESVIEQKMPVQSQMQQVQTRILSAGQVSLQGFYSPNLEQLTLSQQAFSDMAAILREELTQLQALNASGQDKQQQQQAIKAAKSYLDSAESMYAQRKQYLTLQQTLREQFQTLDFAGADTGAYLLDISYLRGAEEEPLRSVAGVGGKVDTLILTLTQATEDYIKATDSDDSQSIRQNVEMAMGDVDNNVNYMNTIARGVDTDGLLEAFNEEYQKFVELYTGSGGLFDTQQAKLQAKQQMDSAMASAQQSLSEAQTRLSELFDKVNAETRQGQTAILDEVQSNIIKGVAIMLIAIGLVAVIGTLLARSISKPLNQVRNSLAIIRRGDLTHKAETSSEDEFASLARDVNAVSDSLHEVVSQIIGQEVKLERAVDTSRQLADETLNHVAEQTDQLRDTAHNTEQVREASQTNLEQIQHSSERLADSKGKMTKASDMVSRGQQQIRAQAEQASQSASVIHRLEENTANISGILDVIRNIADQTNLLALNAAIEAARAGEQGRGFAVVADEVRTLASRTQESTQEINDMITSLQSDAQQAVQAITDGQTQADESVALIESVNQEILTVQEVISELADINQQVVDKTGYQDQLLQSVADSINRIVELAEQSAQSTQESNQSIQDITGLMAELHQVVKRFKLKG, from the coding sequence ATGCAGTTAACAGTGGTTCAGAAGATGATAGCGGGCTTTGTGCTGTTTGGCGTATTGCTGCTGATTACCAATGTGTTGTCTTATCTCGGTTTGTCGCAGATACGCGCCTCCGCAGAGAGCGTTATCGAGCAGAAAATGCCGGTGCAGTCACAAATGCAGCAAGTGCAGACCCGCATCCTGTCGGCCGGTCAGGTATCGCTGCAGGGATTTTACAGCCCCAACCTTGAACAACTGACTCTAAGTCAGCAAGCCTTCAGTGACATGGCCGCCATCCTGCGTGAAGAGCTGACTCAGCTGCAGGCGCTGAATGCCAGCGGTCAGGATAAGCAGCAGCAACAGCAGGCCATCAAAGCGGCTAAGAGCTACCTGGACAGCGCCGAGAGTATGTATGCCCAGCGCAAGCAATACTTAACACTGCAACAGACATTACGGGAACAGTTTCAGACCCTGGATTTTGCCGGTGCCGATACCGGTGCCTATTTGTTGGATATCAGTTACCTGAGAGGGGCCGAAGAGGAACCGCTGCGTTCGGTGGCGGGTGTCGGCGGCAAGGTAGACACCCTGATCCTGACGCTGACCCAGGCCACCGAAGATTATATTAAGGCCACCGACAGCGATGACTCACAAAGCATTCGCCAGAACGTGGAAATGGCCATGGGCGATGTGGACAACAACGTCAACTATATGAATACCATCGCCCGGGGTGTGGATACCGACGGTCTGCTGGAGGCCTTCAACGAGGAGTATCAAAAGTTTGTCGAGCTCTATACCGGCAGTGGCGGGCTGTTCGATACCCAGCAGGCCAAATTGCAGGCCAAGCAGCAGATGGACTCGGCCATGGCCTCGGCACAGCAGTCGCTGTCCGAAGCGCAAACACGGCTAAGTGAGCTGTTCGATAAGGTTAATGCCGAAACCCGACAGGGACAGACCGCCATTTTGGATGAAGTGCAAAGTAACATCATCAAGGGCGTGGCGATCATGCTGATTGCCATTGGCCTGGTGGCGGTAATTGGCACGCTGTTAGCGCGCAGTATTTCTAAGCCGTTAAATCAGGTGCGAAATTCACTGGCGATTATCCGCCGGGGCGATTTGACCCATAAGGCTGAAACCAGCAGCGAGGATGAATTTGCCTCACTGGCCCGGGATGTGAATGCGGTGTCAGACAGCCTGCACGAGGTGGTGTCTCAAATCATCGGTCAGGAAGTGAAGCTGGAACGGGCCGTGGACACATCCCGTCAGCTTGCCGATGAAACCCTCAATCACGTCGCCGAGCAGACCGACCAACTGCGCGATACCGCGCACAATACCGAGCAGGTGCGGGAAGCCAGCCAGACCAACCTGGAGCAAATCCAACACAGCAGCGAGCGGTTGGCCGACAGTAAAGGTAAGATGACCAAGGCCAGCGATATGGTCAGCCGTGGACAGCAGCAGATCCGTGCTCAGGCGGAGCAGGCCAGCCAGTCGGCCAGCGTTATCCACCGGCTGGAGGAAAACACCGCCAATATCAGCGGTATTCTGGATGTGATCCGCAATATTGCCGACCAGACCAATCTGCTGGCGTTAAATGCCGCCATTGAGGCGGCCCGAGCCGGTGAGCAGGGCCGGGGTTTTGCGGTGGTGGCCGACGAGGTGCGTACCCTGGCCAGCCGCACGCAGGAGTCCACGCAGGAAATCAATGACATGATCACCAGCTTACAGAGCGATGCCCAGCAGGCGGTGCAGGCCATTACCGACGGCCAGACTCAGGCCGATGAAAGCGTGGCGCTGATCGAATCGGTGAATCAGGAGATCCTCACCGTGCAGGAGGTGATCAGCGAACTGGCCGACATCAACCAGCAGGTGGTGGATAAAACCGGTTATCAGGACCAGTTGCTGCAAAGCGTGGCCGACAGCATCAACCGTATTGTGGAGCTGGCCGAACAAAGCGCCCAGTCCACCCAGGAATCCAACCAGTCGATTCAGGATATCACCGGCCTGATGGCCGAGCTGCATCAGGTGGTAAAACGTTTTAAACTCAAAGGGTAG
- a CDS encoding glucokinase: MSLQFVADVGGTNIRLAQVVDGELAHIKKYLCNDFATIGEAIQAYFGEFPGQTFRAGCIAIACPVDQDLIKMTNHHWQFSKSQLREELGLEALPVINDYTAIAMSLPKLTEEHKAKIGGGEVVPDAPIAVFGPGTGLGVGHLLKTDSGWLCADGEGGHVDFAPNDEQELVIWRFLRDKYGHASAEEVLSGRGIVQIYQALAEHRGDFADLTDPADITERAVQNRCPLCVATLEQFCKVMGSFGGNLALNLGTHGGVYIAGGIAPRFVEFVKNSEFRQRFEAKGRFANYVSAIPTFIITEPEHGLIGTAAYLEQHTGVKQ, from the coding sequence ATGAGTCTGCAGTTTGTCGCCGATGTGGGCGGTACCAACATCCGTCTGGCCCAGGTGGTCGACGGTGAGCTGGCCCATATCAAGAAATACCTTTGCAATGACTTCGCCACCATTGGCGAGGCCATTCAGGCCTATTTTGGTGAGTTTCCTGGCCAGACGTTCAGGGCGGGCTGTATCGCCATCGCCTGTCCGGTGGATCAGGATCTCATCAAGATGACCAATCACCACTGGCAGTTTTCCAAGAGCCAGTTGCGTGAAGAGCTGGGGCTTGAGGCTTTGCCGGTGATCAATGATTACACCGCTATTGCCATGTCGCTGCCCAAGTTGACCGAAGAACACAAAGCCAAGATCGGTGGCGGAGAGGTGGTACCCGATGCCCCGATTGCCGTTTTTGGCCCTGGTACCGGTCTGGGCGTCGGCCACCTGTTAAAGACTGACAGCGGCTGGCTGTGTGCCGACGGAGAAGGTGGGCACGTGGATTTTGCGCCCAATGACGAACAGGAGCTGGTGATCTGGCGTTTCCTGCGCGACAAGTACGGTCATGCTTCTGCCGAGGAAGTGTTGTCCGGTCGCGGCATTGTGCAAATCTATCAGGCGCTGGCCGAACACCGCGGCGACTTTGCCGATCTGACTGATCCGGCCGACATCACCGAACGAGCGGTTCAGAATCGCTGCCCCCTATGTGTGGCGACGCTGGAGCAGTTTTGTAAGGTCATGGGCAGTTTCGGGGGCAACCTGGCCCTGAATCTGGGCACCCATGGTGGTGTCTACATCGCCGGGGGCATCGCGCCGCGCTTTGTGGAGTTCGTAAAAAACAGCGAATTCCGCCAGCGTTTTGAAGCCAAGGGCCGCTTCGCCAACTACGTAAGCGCCATTCCCACTTTTATTATTACCGAGCCGGAGCACGGCCTTATCGGCACCGCCGCCTATCTGGAGCAGCATACAGGGGTTAAGCAATGA